In a genomic window of Dermochelys coriacea isolate rDerCor1 chromosome 11, rDerCor1.pri.v4, whole genome shotgun sequence:
- the FKBP7 gene encoding peptidyl-prolyl cis-trans isomerase FKBP7, translating into MTFGVKLVFFLHAFCLLTSHTHGQKKEDATAEEVKIEVLHVPKECKPKSKKGDLLNAHYDGYLASDGSKFYCSRTQNEGHPKWFVLGVGQVIKGLDIALTDMCPGEKRKVTIPPSLAYGKQGYAQGKIPPNATLIFEIELYAVNKGPRSVEAFTQIDMDSDKKLSRDEISHYLKEEFERDGKKRDASVHDSILADIFKKNDHDGDGFISAREYNVYQHDEL; encoded by the exons ATGACTTTCGGAGTCAAACTGGTTTTTTTCTTACACGCTTTTTGTCTTCTTACGAGCCACACGCACGGACAAAAGAAAGAGGATGCCACTGCCGAGGAAGTTAAAATAGAAGTCTTGCACGTGCCCAAAGAATGCAAGCCGAAGAGCAAGAAGGGGGATCTGCTTAATGCACATTATGATGGCTACCTGGCCAGTGATGGATCCAAGTTTTATTGCAG tcGGACACAAAATGAAGGTCACCCAAAGTGGTTTGTTCTGGGTGTTGGACAAGTCATAAAAGGATTAGATATTGCTTTGACGGATATGTGTCCTGGAGAAAAACGGAAAGTGACAATTCCACCATCATTAGCATATGGAAAGCAAGGCtatg CACAAGGCAAGATTCCACCTAATGCAACATTGATATTTGAGATTGAACTGTATGCAGTGAATAAAGGACCACGCAGTGTTGAAGCATTTACTCAAATAGACATGGACAGTGACAAGAAACTCTCTCGAGATGAG atAAGCCATTATTTGAAGGAGGAATTTGAAAGAGATGGTAAAAAACGTGATGCATCAGTTCACGATTCTATTTTAGCCGATATATTTAAGAAGAATGACCATGACGGAGATGGCTTCATATCTGCAAGGGAGTACAATGTCTATCAGCATGATGAACTATAG
- the PLEKHA3 gene encoding pleckstrin homology domain-containing family A member 3 isoform X4: MEGALYKWTNYLAGWQPRWFVLDNGILSYYDSQDDVCKGSKGSIKMAVCEIKVHPTDNTRMELIIPGEQHFYMKAVNAAERQRWLVALGSSKACLTDTRTKKEKEISETNESLKTKMSELRLYCDLLMQQVHTIQEFVHHDETSSSPSIENMNEASSLLSATCNTFITTLEECVKIANAKFKPEMFQLPHPDPLVSPVSPSPIQMMKRSISHPGTYSSESHATKEPISSLHRLSQRRRRTYSDTESYNDNPLEDTERHAHCSRSALNGHLAPSTIPEENRSVSKKRSELEETLPSSFS; the protein is encoded by the exons ATGGAAGGAGCCCTGTACAAGTGGACCAATTACCTGGCAG GTTGGCAGCCTCGCTGGTTTGTTTTAGACAATGGAATATTGTCCTACTATGATTCACAGGATGATGTTTGCAAAGGCAGTAAAGGAAGTATAAAGATGGCAGTATGTGAAATTAAAG TTCATCCAACAGACAACACAAGAATGGAGTTAATAATCCCAGGGGAACAGCATTTCTATATGAAAGCAGTTAATGCAGCTGAGAGGCAGAGATGGCTAGTAGCACTGGGTAGTTCTAAAGCCTGTTTGACAGACaccagaacaaaaaaagaaaaag AAATTAGTGAAACCAATGAATCTCTCAAAACCAAAATGTCCGAACTTCGCCTCTACTGTGATCTCTTAATGCAGCAAGTTCACACAATACAAGAATTTGTTCACCATGATGAGACAAGCTCATCTCCCAGCATTGAG AACATGAACGAAGCCTCCTCCTTGCTCAGTGCCACATGTAACACATTTATTACAACACTTGAAGAATGTGTGAAGATAGCTAATGCCAAGTTTAAGCCAGAGATGTTTCAACTGCCTCATCCTGATCCCTTAGTTTCTCCTGTGTCACCTTCACCTATTCAAATG ATGAAACGCTCCATTAGCCATCCTGGTACATATAGTTCAGAGAG TCACGCCACAAAAGAACCAATTTCTTCACTCCACCGGTTATCCCAACGACGCAGAAGAACATACTCTGATACAGAATCCTATAATGATAATCCTCTTGAAGATACAGAGA GACATGCCCACTGTTCCAGAAGTGCTCTCAATGGACACTTGGCACCATCTACCATTCCTGAAGAAAACAGATCAGTTTCAAAGAAAAGATCTGAACTGGAAGAGACTCTTCCATCCTctttttcctga
- the PLEKHA3 gene encoding pleckstrin homology domain-containing family A member 3 isoform X3, protein MEGALYKWTNYLAGWQPRWFVLDNGILSYYDSQDDVCKGSKGSIKMAVCEIKVHPTDNTRMELIIPGEQHFYMKAVNAAERQRWLVALGSSKACLTDTRTKKEKEISETNESLKTKMSELRLYCDLLMQQVHTIQEFVHHDETSSSPSIENMNEASSLLSATCNTFITTLEECVKIANAKFKPEMFQLPHPDPLVSPVSPSPIQMMKRSISHPGTYSSESSHATKEPISSLHRLSQRRRRTYSDTESYNDNPLEDTERHAHCSRSALNGHLAPSTIPEENRSVSKKRSELEETLPSSFS, encoded by the exons ATGGAAGGAGCCCTGTACAAGTGGACCAATTACCTGGCAG GTTGGCAGCCTCGCTGGTTTGTTTTAGACAATGGAATATTGTCCTACTATGATTCACAGGATGATGTTTGCAAAGGCAGTAAAGGAAGTATAAAGATGGCAGTATGTGAAATTAAAG TTCATCCAACAGACAACACAAGAATGGAGTTAATAATCCCAGGGGAACAGCATTTCTATATGAAAGCAGTTAATGCAGCTGAGAGGCAGAGATGGCTAGTAGCACTGGGTAGTTCTAAAGCCTGTTTGACAGACaccagaacaaaaaaagaaaaag AAATTAGTGAAACCAATGAATCTCTCAAAACCAAAATGTCCGAACTTCGCCTCTACTGTGATCTCTTAATGCAGCAAGTTCACACAATACAAGAATTTGTTCACCATGATGAGACAAGCTCATCTCCCAGCATTGAG AACATGAACGAAGCCTCCTCCTTGCTCAGTGCCACATGTAACACATTTATTACAACACTTGAAGAATGTGTGAAGATAGCTAATGCCAAGTTTAAGCCAGAGATGTTTCAACTGCCTCATCCTGATCCCTTAGTTTCTCCTGTGTCACCTTCACCTATTCAAATG ATGAAACGCTCCATTAGCCATCCTGGTACATATAGTTCAGAGAG TAGTCACGCCACAAAAGAACCAATTTCTTCACTCCACCGGTTATCCCAACGACGCAGAAGAACATACTCTGATACAGAATCCTATAATGATAATCCTCTTGAAGATACAGAGA GACATGCCCACTGTTCCAGAAGTGCTCTCAATGGACACTTGGCACCATCTACCATTCCTGAAGAAAACAGATCAGTTTCAAAGAAAAGATCTGAACTGGAAGAGACTCTTCCATCCTctttttcctga
- the PLEKHA3 gene encoding pleckstrin homology domain-containing family A member 3 isoform X1 yields MEGALYKWTNYLAGWQPRWFVLDNGILSYYDSQDDVCKGSKGSIKMAVCEIKVHPTDNTRMELIIPGEQHFYMKAVNAAERQRWLVALGSSKACLTDTRTKKEKGACGYREADLLHLLRPQTLSIVFSLGWHEISETNESLKTKMSELRLYCDLLMQQVHTIQEFVHHDETSSSPSIENMNEASSLLSATCNTFITTLEECVKIANAKFKPEMFQLPHPDPLVSPVSPSPIQMMKRSISHPGTYSSESSHATKEPISSLHRLSQRRRRTYSDTESYNDNPLEDTERHAHCSRSALNGHLAPSTIPEENRSVSKKRSELEETLPSSFS; encoded by the exons ATGGAAGGAGCCCTGTACAAGTGGACCAATTACCTGGCAG GTTGGCAGCCTCGCTGGTTTGTTTTAGACAATGGAATATTGTCCTACTATGATTCACAGGATGATGTTTGCAAAGGCAGTAAAGGAAGTATAAAGATGGCAGTATGTGAAATTAAAG TTCATCCAACAGACAACACAAGAATGGAGTTAATAATCCCAGGGGAACAGCATTTCTATATGAAAGCAGTTAATGCAGCTGAGAGGCAGAGATGGCTAGTAGCACTGGGTAGTTCTAAAGCCTGTTTGACAGACaccagaacaaaaaaagaaaaag GTGCTTGTGGATATAGAGAAGCAGATCTCCTTCACCTGTTGAGGCCACAGACTTTGTCCATTGTGTTTTCCCTGGGATGGCACg AAATTAGTGAAACCAATGAATCTCTCAAAACCAAAATGTCCGAACTTCGCCTCTACTGTGATCTCTTAATGCAGCAAGTTCACACAATACAAGAATTTGTTCACCATGATGAGACAAGCTCATCTCCCAGCATTGAG AACATGAACGAAGCCTCCTCCTTGCTCAGTGCCACATGTAACACATTTATTACAACACTTGAAGAATGTGTGAAGATAGCTAATGCCAAGTTTAAGCCAGAGATGTTTCAACTGCCTCATCCTGATCCCTTAGTTTCTCCTGTGTCACCTTCACCTATTCAAATG ATGAAACGCTCCATTAGCCATCCTGGTACATATAGTTCAGAGAG TAGTCACGCCACAAAAGAACCAATTTCTTCACTCCACCGGTTATCCCAACGACGCAGAAGAACATACTCTGATACAGAATCCTATAATGATAATCCTCTTGAAGATACAGAGA GACATGCCCACTGTTCCAGAAGTGCTCTCAATGGACACTTGGCACCATCTACCATTCCTGAAGAAAACAGATCAGTTTCAAAGAAAAGATCTGAACTGGAAGAGACTCTTCCATCCTctttttcctga
- the PLEKHA3 gene encoding pleckstrin homology domain-containing family A member 3 isoform X2: MEGALYKWTNYLAGWQPRWFVLDNGILSYYDSQDDVCKGSKGSIKMAVCEIKVHPTDNTRMELIIPGEQHFYMKAVNAAERQRWLVALGSSKACLTDTRTKKEKGACGYREADLLHLLRPQTLSIVFSLGWHEISETNESLKTKMSELRLYCDLLMQQVHTIQEFVHHDETSSSPSIENMNEASSLLSATCNTFITTLEECVKIANAKFKPEMFQLPHPDPLVSPVSPSPIQMMKRSISHPGTYSSESHATKEPISSLHRLSQRRRRTYSDTESYNDNPLEDTERHAHCSRSALNGHLAPSTIPEENRSVSKKRSELEETLPSSFS, translated from the exons ATGGAAGGAGCCCTGTACAAGTGGACCAATTACCTGGCAG GTTGGCAGCCTCGCTGGTTTGTTTTAGACAATGGAATATTGTCCTACTATGATTCACAGGATGATGTTTGCAAAGGCAGTAAAGGAAGTATAAAGATGGCAGTATGTGAAATTAAAG TTCATCCAACAGACAACACAAGAATGGAGTTAATAATCCCAGGGGAACAGCATTTCTATATGAAAGCAGTTAATGCAGCTGAGAGGCAGAGATGGCTAGTAGCACTGGGTAGTTCTAAAGCCTGTTTGACAGACaccagaacaaaaaaagaaaaag GTGCTTGTGGATATAGAGAAGCAGATCTCCTTCACCTGTTGAGGCCACAGACTTTGTCCATTGTGTTTTCCCTGGGATGGCACg AAATTAGTGAAACCAATGAATCTCTCAAAACCAAAATGTCCGAACTTCGCCTCTACTGTGATCTCTTAATGCAGCAAGTTCACACAATACAAGAATTTGTTCACCATGATGAGACAAGCTCATCTCCCAGCATTGAG AACATGAACGAAGCCTCCTCCTTGCTCAGTGCCACATGTAACACATTTATTACAACACTTGAAGAATGTGTGAAGATAGCTAATGCCAAGTTTAAGCCAGAGATGTTTCAACTGCCTCATCCTGATCCCTTAGTTTCTCCTGTGTCACCTTCACCTATTCAAATG ATGAAACGCTCCATTAGCCATCCTGGTACATATAGTTCAGAGAG TCACGCCACAAAAGAACCAATTTCTTCACTCCACCGGTTATCCCAACGACGCAGAAGAACATACTCTGATACAGAATCCTATAATGATAATCCTCTTGAAGATACAGAGA GACATGCCCACTGTTCCAGAAGTGCTCTCAATGGACACTTGGCACCATCTACCATTCCTGAAGAAAACAGATCAGTTTCAAAGAAAAGATCTGAACTGGAAGAGACTCTTCCATCCTctttttcctga